A stretch of the Anaerobaca lacustris genome encodes the following:
- a CDS encoding PP2C family protein-serine/threonine phosphatase: MGKTQVGSGIEAPGSFTDVVYLSDKRELPLEVKRLFRQKRLSFRLLPMEGYRTVHLRPDLVGTVVIDAEGIDTSHDQRLGRVLESLERDNLGIILLTQRVKRPVRSFSLMPSDSSFFMTDKVASVSLDALWARISVHLADRKNQDSGIAVKPPSALSAAQRFGTSGPAQSGDESDRPSDNLTEQLRLAGLVQRDFLPAHLPNSDAASWAVTFIPAEWVSGDIYDVTRIDEQHIGFYIADAVGHSMPAALLTIFIKQAMVMRETLDKSYRIFSPTEVITNLNLKMLGQKLSGYQFATCCYCLLNVKTRQLSFARAGHPYPILFREGHEPQQLETRGALLGVFDSAEFTQSSVQLQSGDRLLLYSDGAESLVGQLIDNAGFQFNEELLALRDAPIHQIVDHLTELQSQRHITPEEVDDFTLVGLEIP; encoded by the coding sequence ATGGGGAAAACACAAGTAGGAAGCGGCATCGAAGCACCCGGTAGCTTCACCGACGTGGTTTATCTGTCCGATAAACGCGAGCTGCCTCTGGAAGTCAAACGTCTGTTTCGACAGAAGAGGCTGTCGTTTCGCCTTCTGCCGATGGAGGGCTATCGGACGGTTCACCTTCGTCCCGATCTCGTCGGCACCGTGGTCATCGACGCCGAGGGCATCGATACCTCGCACGACCAGCGATTGGGGCGCGTTCTCGAATCCCTGGAGCGGGACAACCTCGGCATCATTCTGCTGACCCAGCGCGTCAAGCGCCCGGTCCGCAGCTTCTCCCTGATGCCATCGGACAGCAGCTTCTTCATGACCGACAAGGTCGCGTCCGTTTCGCTCGACGCGTTGTGGGCCCGGATCAGCGTCCACCTGGCCGACCGCAAGAACCAGGATTCGGGGATCGCGGTCAAACCGCCGTCGGCCCTCAGCGCCGCTCAGCGATTCGGAACGAGCGGGCCGGCCCAATCAGGCGACGAATCCGATCGTCCTTCGGACAACCTGACCGAGCAGTTGCGGCTGGCCGGCCTGGTCCAGCGCGACTTCCTGCCGGCCCACCTGCCCAACAGCGACGCCGCATCGTGGGCGGTCACGTTCATCCCGGCCGAGTGGGTTTCCGGCGACATTTACGATGTGACACGCATCGACGAGCAGCACATCGGCTTCTACATCGCCGACGCGGTCGGCCACTCGATGCCGGCGGCCCTGCTGACCATCTTCATCAAGCAGGCGATGGTGATGCGCGAGACGCTCGACAAGAGCTACCGCATCTTCTCGCCGACCGAGGTCATCACCAACCTCAATCTCAAAATGCTCGGCCAGAAGCTGTCGGGCTATCAGTTCGCGACGTGCTGCTACTGCCTGCTGAACGTCAAAACCCGACAACTGAGCTTCGCCCGAGCGGGCCACCCCTATCCGATCCTGTTTCGTGAAGGTCACGAGCCGCAACAACTGGAGACGCGCGGCGCCCTGCTCGGCGTCTTCGACAGCGCCGAATTCACCCAAAGTTCCGTTCAGCTCCAGTCGGGAGACAGGCTACTGCTTTACTCCGACGGCGCCGAATCCCTGGTCGGCCAGCTCATCGACAACGCCGGCTTCCAGTTCAACGAGGAACTGCTCGCCCTGCGCGACGCGCCGATCCACCAGATCGTCGATCACCTGACGGAGCTGCAGAGCCAGCGCCACATCACGCCGGAAGAAGTCGACGATTTCACCCTCGTCGGCCTCGAAATCCCCTGA
- a CDS encoding type II secretion system protein, translating into MKRQEGFTLIELLVVIAVIAILMALLMPVLHRMREQGQRAVCLSNVKQLAIAWNLYADDHDDRIVSGNTTLGAHNRDGACWVYWPGTDSTEDKRIRGIVDGLLHRYCPNVKSYKCPTGLRGEVVTYAIPDSMNGYYHIPGAQGQIKRRRSQVRNASVQIVFLDEGRLSPDSWTVYYDDERWWDQVTVRHADGTNLSFADGHSEYWKWKDPRTLDVARMDMLLWQSTGRHSELAVSPGNEDLHRVQRGVFGELGYAPVMCLDGVCPLP; encoded by the coding sequence ATGAAACGCCAAGAAGGTTTCACGCTGATCGAGCTTCTGGTCGTCATCGCGGTGATCGCCATTCTGATGGCGCTGCTCATGCCCGTCCTGCATCGCATGAGGGAGCAAGGCCAGCGGGCAGTCTGTCTCAGCAACGTCAAGCAGTTGGCCATCGCCTGGAACCTCTACGCCGACGACCACGATGACCGGATCGTCAGCGGCAACACCACGCTGGGGGCCCACAACCGTGATGGAGCCTGCTGGGTTTATTGGCCGGGCACCGACAGCACAGAAGACAAGCGCATCCGGGGAATCGTGGATGGACTGCTCCATCGCTACTGCCCGAACGTCAAGTCGTACAAATGCCCGACCGGCCTGCGCGGCGAGGTGGTGACCTACGCGATCCCCGATTCCATGAACGGTTACTATCACATCCCGGGCGCCCAGGGCCAGATCAAGAGACGCCGCAGCCAGGTCCGCAACGCCAGTGTCCAGATCGTGTTTCTCGACGAGGGCCGGCTCAGTCCGGACAGTTGGACGGTTTACTATGACGACGAACGATGGTGGGATCAGGTCACGGTTCGTCACGCCGACGGAACGAATCTGTCGTTTGCCGACGGCCACAGCGAGTACTGGAAATGGAAAGACCCTCGCACCCTCGACGTTGCCAGGATGGATATGCTCCTGTGGCAGTCGACGGGCCGCCACAGTGAACTGGCGGTTTCGCCCGGCAATGAGGACCTGCATCGCGTCCAGAGAGGGGTCTTCGGTGAACTGGGATACGCCCCTGTGATGTGTCTCGATGGTGTCTGCCCCTTGCCTTGA